One window of the Cryptomeria japonica chromosome 7, Sugi_1.0, whole genome shotgun sequence genome contains the following:
- the LOC131078516 gene encoding uncharacterized protein LOC131078516: MELQTDLLPPSRLQIVGISMEQHQNKENSPPFLFSRSAVPFSTLQFLKRRPLHDITHLFSTNTSTESIHNGRGMVSEAVEPIAGVQNRKRKSTNLSSDSNTSIPNLKRPSLRTDFR; this comes from the exons ATGGAGTTGCAGACCGATCTGCTTCCTCCATCAAGGCTTCAGATTGTGGGTATTTCTATGGAACAACACCAAAACAAGGAGAATTCTCCGCCATTTTTATTCAGCAGATCTGCTGTACCGTTCTCTACTCTTCAATTTCTCAAGAGGCGCCCTCTGCACGACATTACCCATTTGTTTTCTACCAATACCAGTACCGAATCCATTCATAAT GGAAGAGGAATGGTCTCTGAAGCGGTAGAGCCGATTGCAGGCGTtcagaacaggaagagaaaatccACAAATCTATCGAGTGACAGCAATACTAGTATTCCCAATCTGAAAAGGCCATCTCTCAGAACAGATTTCAGATGA